From Bacteroidales bacterium, one genomic window encodes:
- a CDS encoding RnfABCDGE type electron transport complex subunit B, which yields MNVILIAVVVLALLGLFFGAVIFFVEKKFKVEEDPRIEQVAEILPGANCGGCGFAGCKNFAEAIVKAQSLDGLFCPVGGNELSKNIADTLGLTAQEQVKKVAVIRCQGSYNHSPAKVKYEGITTCAFAHLLYPGEGGCPHGCFGLGDCVRSCKFDAIFIDPQSGLPVVIEDKCTACGACVKACPREIIELRNFGPKGKRIYVACVNKEKGAIARKNCSTACIGCGACVKACPYDAIILAENLAYIDFNKCKLCRKCVEACPTDAIVEINFPPRKVKAETDSSEAIA from the coding sequence GTGAATGTAATTTTAATTGCTGTTGTTGTTTTGGCATTATTGGGTTTGTTTTTTGGAGCGGTCATTTTTTTTGTAGAAAAAAAATTTAAGGTAGAAGAAGATCCTCGAATTGAGCAGGTTGCTGAAATATTACCGGGGGCTAATTGTGGTGGTTGTGGCTTTGCTGGATGTAAGAATTTTGCAGAGGCTATTGTTAAAGCACAGAGCCTTGATGGGTTGTTTTGCCCTGTAGGTGGGAATGAACTCAGCAAAAACATTGCAGATACTTTAGGTTTGACTGCTCAGGAACAGGTGAAAAAAGTAGCTGTTATTCGTTGTCAAGGGAGTTACAATCATTCACCAGCCAAAGTAAAGTATGAAGGCATAACCACTTGTGCATTTGCTCATTTGCTTTATCCTGGTGAAGGTGGATGTCCCCATGGTTGCTTTGGATTAGGCGACTGTGTGAGAAGTTGTAAGTTCGATGCCATTTTTATCGATCCTCAAAGTGGTCTGCCAGTAGTCATCGAAGACAAATGTACTGCTTGCGGAGCTTGTGTTAAAGCTTGTCCTCGTGAAATCATTGAGCTTCGCAATTTTGGTCCAAAAGGAAAGCGCATTTATGTCGCTTGTGTAAATAAAGAAAAAGGTGCCATAGCCAGAAAGAATTGTTCTACGGCTTGTATTGGCTGTGGAGCTTGTGTTAAAGCTTGTCCTTATGACGCCATAATCCTTGCAGAGAATCTTGCTTATATTGATTTTAATAAATGCAAATTATGTCGCAAGTGTGTAGAAGCGTGTCCTACCGACGCCATTGTGGAAATTAATTTTCCTCCTAGAAAGGTGAAAGCAGAAACCGACAGCAGTGAAGCAATCGCATAA
- a CDS encoding transcription antitermination protein NusB, with product MLSRRLHRIKTFQVLYAFVMQEIADLEKGKKWLHKSFERIYQLIVHQIDSYLKFIDFYAFMLEENKKKLLPTPEDLNPNLKFLHNPLIVHLQNNAFVQKEIQKFSLTWDYEIFRRIFFDVLSWKAYQAYMNSSEDSFDYHRKFAARLFKKKIAYAGLIKDFLESFYVEWGFDLNYTGLVVYGWMCDYNPLDIETTKVPPALKPAQDLGEISDLEFVEILFEKTILHRREFEVELQSILKNWDLERMLIVDRLLLEMAMTEFLFIPTIPPKVTIDEYIEIGETFGSDKSKVFINGILDQIHRKWKKEGRIRKHGAGLTED from the coding sequence ATGCTTAGTCGACGGCTTCATCGAATCAAAACTTTTCAAGTGCTGTATGCTTTCGTGATGCAGGAAATAGCGGATCTTGAGAAAGGAAAGAAATGGTTACATAAGAGTTTTGAGAGAATCTATCAGCTTATTGTGCATCAGATTGATTCTTATCTTAAGTTTATAGATTTTTATGCTTTTATGTTAGAAGAGAATAAGAAAAAACTACTGCCCACTCCAGAAGATCTAAATCCAAACTTAAAATTTTTGCACAATCCATTAATAGTTCATTTACAAAATAATGCATTCGTACAGAAAGAAATACAAAAATTTTCTCTTACTTGGGATTATGAAATTTTCAGAAGAATCTTTTTCGATGTCTTATCTTGGAAAGCTTATCAAGCATATATGAATTCGTCGGAAGATTCTTTTGATTATCATCGAAAATTTGCAGCCCGGCTTTTTAAGAAAAAAATTGCTTATGCTGGACTCATAAAAGATTTTTTAGAAAGTTTTTACGTGGAATGGGGTTTTGATTTAAATTATACTGGTCTAGTTGTGTATGGATGGATGTGTGATTATAATCCATTAGACATTGAAACCACTAAAGTTCCTCCTGCTTTGAAACCGGCTCAGGACTTGGGCGAAATATCTGACCTGGAATTTGTAGAAATTCTATTCGAAAAAACTATATTGCATAGAAGAGAATTTGAAGTTGAATTACAAAGTATTTTGAAAAATTGGGATTTGGAGCGTATGTTGATTGTCGACAGATTGCTGCTCGAGATGGCGATGACGGAATTTCTATTTATTCCTACCATACCACCTAAAGTGACTATTGATGAATATATAGAGATAGGTGAAACCTTTGGATCAGATAAGAGCAAGGTTTTTATCAATGGAATCCTTGATCAAATCCATAGGAAATGGAAAAAAGAAGGAAGAATCCGTAAACATGGGGCAGGTCTTACTGAAGATTAA
- a CDS encoding glycosyltransferase has translation MKYSIIVATYNRADEIRELLDSALQLEFDPTKFELIIVDDGSTDNTFEIVQEYQDKVPFSLKYIVQNHEGPGSARNRGMQEAQGEYFLFVDSDVILPSQWLKKIDEYLQINPVDAFGGPDTDHPSFPPLLKAINYAMTSFIGTAGTRGSRRSLQKKFYPRSFNMGISRKVWKSIGGMSSLRHGQDMDYSARIYEHGFRVGLIADAYVYHKRRTSWKKFFKQIFNWGVARINLWKRHKSMLKWIHLIPASFVLLVFVTAIVSIFFWWGKFFLYFLLLLILFILSVAMIESFFRYHSVKISIMSVLAIFIQISAYGLGTLTGFFQILTGKKEAQGFVKNYYR, from the coding sequence ATGAAATATTCCATCATTGTGGCTACGTATAACAGAGCAGATGAAATACGAGAGCTACTCGATTCAGCTTTGCAGCTTGAATTTGATCCTACGAAATTTGAGTTGATTATTGTTGATGATGGTTCTACGGATAATACGTTCGAAATTGTGCAAGAATATCAAGATAAAGTACCTTTCTCCTTGAAATATATAGTACAAAATCATGAAGGACCTGGTTCAGCACGGAACCGTGGGATGCAGGAAGCTCAAGGAGAGTACTTTTTGTTTGTTGATTCTGACGTTATTTTGCCATCACAATGGCTAAAAAAAATCGATGAATACCTTCAAATTAATCCTGTAGATGCTTTTGGTGGGCCAGATACGGACCATCCATCTTTCCCCCCCCTTCTAAAAGCAATTAATTATGCTATGACCTCTTTTATTGGTACAGCTGGCACAAGAGGATCGAGGCGATCGCTGCAGAAGAAATTTTATCCTCGTAGCTTCAACATGGGGATTTCACGAAAAGTATGGAAAAGCATAGGGGGCATGTCATCACTGAGGCATGGGCAAGATATGGATTATTCTGCCCGTATTTATGAACATGGCTTTCGAGTAGGGTTAATAGCAGATGCCTATGTGTATCACAAGCGACGTACCTCATGGAAAAAATTTTTCAAACAAATTTTTAACTGGGGTGTTGCTCGCATTAATCTTTGGAAAAGGCACAAATCCATGTTAAAATGGATTCATCTCATACCTGCATCGTTTGTTTTATTGGTTTTTGTAACGGCTATTGTATCTATTTTTTTCTGGTGGGGTAAATTCTTTTTATATTTTTTGTTGCTTTTAATACTTTTTATTTTGAGCGTAGCCATGATTGAATCTTTTTTCCGATACCATAGCGTCAAAATTTCAATCATGTCAGTCTTGGCAATTTTCATTCAAATCTCAGCATATGGATTGGGAACTTTGACCGGATTTTTTCAGATATTGACTGGAAAAAAAGAAGCACAAGGTTTTGTAAAAAATTATTATCGCTGA
- the asnB gene encoding asparagine synthase (glutamine-hydrolyzing) translates to MCGICGFYDSIDDGDSLLSSMLDLLAHRGPDEARRFRHGNFYLGHRRLSIIDLNTGSQPIFNETRSIAVIFNGEIYNFADLRKELIRKNHVFYTKTDTEILVHLYEDEGISFLSRLNGIFAFALLDLKENKLILARDHFGVKPLHYYFDGKRFIFASEQKAILLHPAVPRKINFCALHQQINLRYHQSNETLFEGIYRLPPAHYLVFNGSDIELKKYWCLSPHINIHLLEEEAVDGIHFYIRQAVSRQLISDVPLGVYLSGGMDSSTIVQKMYELGVSDIHTFTLGFNEPTDEFTDAEIVARHFQTQHHTLTLELEPLTKFPAVIWHAEEPKINLLQGYHLSEFVRQYITVALGGLGGDELFGGYDIHRYIYPLRKLHKTIPKWMQRLGRWKSDFLFKLQQYPGWIKLDEYRRGIQMLLATGQIERTYLILRNAWDYDEAYFDTIYHPSVSFRLKSEIKRIREEFAPLFNLAENFDPLDQVFFVEFHSKMVNDYLLTEDRMSMAHGVEERVPFLDIDLVNFAFSIPVHLKMKGNQTKYLFRKAMEGHLPEPILRKKKWGFTVNPYLQFQKDLKNVAEKILTPSFVDQQGIFNYAFIQKILHARPSPRLRWHYNFLWILVGIAIWQEMFIRTDRFKEKEFNLETYFHL, encoded by the coding sequence ATGTGCGGTATTTGTGGTTTTTACGATTCAATCGATGATGGGGATTCGCTCTTATCGTCTATGTTGGACCTACTTGCACACCGTGGACCGGATGAAGCTAGGCGGTTCCGTCATGGGAATTTTTATCTTGGGCACAGACGTCTCTCCATTATAGACCTCAATACTGGAAGTCAGCCTATTTTTAATGAAACCCGTTCTATTGCAGTGATATTTAATGGAGAAATATACAATTTTGCTGATTTACGTAAGGAGCTTATTCGAAAAAACCACGTGTTTTATACAAAAACAGATACAGAAATACTCGTTCATCTTTATGAAGATGAAGGAATTTCTTTTTTATCACGGCTTAATGGAATTTTTGCTTTTGCCCTTCTTGACTTAAAAGAAAATAAGCTTATATTGGCAAGAGATCATTTTGGTGTAAAACCTTTGCATTATTATTTTGATGGAAAACGTTTTATTTTTGCTAGCGAACAAAAAGCCATATTGCTTCATCCAGCTGTACCACGAAAAATTAATTTTTGTGCCCTTCATCAGCAGATAAATCTCAGGTATCATCAGTCGAATGAAACATTGTTCGAGGGAATTTATAGGCTTCCCCCTGCACATTACCTTGTTTTCAATGGTTCTGACATTGAATTGAAAAAATATTGGTGCTTGTCCCCTCATATTAACATCCATCTATTGGAAGAAGAAGCCGTAGATGGTATTCATTTTTATATACGACAAGCTGTAAGTAGGCAATTAATTTCGGATGTGCCTTTAGGAGTATATTTGTCTGGAGGAATGGACTCATCGACCATCGTGCAAAAGATGTACGAGCTCGGTGTGAGTGATATTCACACATTTACGCTGGGATTCAATGAACCAACCGATGAATTTACCGATGCCGAAATAGTAGCACGACATTTTCAGACTCAACACCATACTCTTACTTTAGAACTAGAACCTTTGACAAAATTTCCTGCGGTGATTTGGCATGCCGAGGAACCGAAGATTAACTTATTACAAGGTTATCATTTATCCGAATTTGTTCGTCAATACATTACAGTGGCTCTTGGAGGGCTTGGAGGGGACGAGTTATTTGGGGGGTACGACATTCACCGTTATATATATCCATTGCGCAAACTTCATAAGACCATACCTAAATGGATGCAACGCCTTGGTCGTTGGAAGTCGGATTTTCTCTTTAAACTTCAGCAATATCCAGGTTGGATCAAACTGGATGAATACAGAAGAGGAATTCAAATGTTGCTCGCAACTGGCCAAATCGAACGGACTTATTTGATTTTACGTAATGCATGGGATTACGATGAAGCATATTTCGATACGATCTATCATCCATCGGTGTCTTTTCGACTTAAATCAGAAATCAAACGGATACGGGAGGAATTTGCACCTTTGTTCAACCTCGCTGAGAATTTTGATCCTCTTGATCAAGTTTTTTTTGTTGAATTTCATTCGAAAATGGTCAACGACTATTTGCTTACCGAAGATCGAATGTCCATGGCTCACGGGGTGGAAGAAAGAGTTCCTTTTCTTGACATAGATTTAGTTAATTTTGCTTTTTCGATACCTGTTCACTTGAAAATGAAAGGAAACCAGACGAAATATCTTTTCCGGAAAGCAATGGAAGGACACCTCCCGGAACCGATCTTACGAAAGAAGAAATGGGGATTTACTGTCAATCCATATTTGCAGTTTCAGAAAGACCTCAAAAATGTAGCAGAAAAAATTTTAACTCCATCTTTTGTCGACCAACAAGGCATTTTTAATTATGCTTTCATTCAAAAAATATTACATGCAAGACCATCTCCTCGGCTAAGATGGCATTACAATTTCTTGTGGATTCTTGTGGGCATAGCAATATGGCAGGAGATGTTCATACGTACTGATCGTTTTAAAGAAAAAGAGTTTAATCTTGAAACTTATTTTCATCTATGA